The genomic segment CGGAGCCCTGGTTCGTGCCTTCCATCGGGCGCGCTAAAGGCAACCGCAGATCCCTCGACTGCGCTCGGGATGACAACTCTGCGGCGGAGCGAGCGACTACGGTCGGGATGACACACCAATAACTCGGGCTAACTGAGGCTGCTTAGTTCTTCGAGGATGCGGCGGACGGTTTCGTCTCTGGCTTGCTCGCATTGCTCGGAGAGTTCCATCGAGATGGGCTGCTTGGGGTCGATGGAGATGGCGTAGAGGATGACGTCGCGGTTGCCGCCCTGGATGTAGAAGGCGTCGAGGAGGTCTTTGACGCCGATGTCGTGGGCGGTGAGGGTGGGGGGGTAGTCCTTTACGAATTTGGGGGTGGTGCGGGTGACGGTGCCGTAGGGGTTTTCGTCGGCGGTGGCGTCGATAAGGAAGATGCGGTCGGCCTGCTGGAGGGGCTCGAGAAGGATGAAGCCGCCTGTGCCGCCGTCGAGGCATTCGACGTTGGGGGGGAGGGGGTGCGTCTCGATGGCGCGGACGGTGTGGACGCCGACGCCTTCGTCGCCCATGATTACATTGCCGAGACCGAGGATGAGGGTTTTGGGTGGGGTGGACACTAGAGTCTTATACCTTTCGTGGAGTGCAAAAAGGAAGGGAGTAGAAATGAATCTCTACTCCCTTGAGTTGGTTTGCCAATGATCAATACTCGAAAGTTCACACGAGAAAACAAATAGCAGATTCCCATGGGGAAATGACACGACAAGAAAAACAACAGCAACAAGAACCGCAGATGCTTCGACAGGAGCGCTAGAGCCTGGTTTGCGGTTTCCCACCCTTGCGACAGAATGCGTCGCAAGGATGGGGCCCGGGACCCGCACCGAACAGAGGGAGGGCTGCGTCAGTCCTTCTGGTGCGGGTCGCGTTCGAATTTCCAGCCGCCAATGATGGAGGAGATGGTGCCCCGGCCTTCGATGTAGTCGTGGTAGAAGCTCAGGTAGATGTGGACCACGATGAAGGTGACGAAGAACCACAGGAAGATGTGGTGGACCTGGCGCACGCCCATCTCGCCGCCCAGCAGGGGGACGATCCAGGTGAACATGCGCGGGATGAAGGAATTGCTCATGCTGGAGTAGAGCGCGAAGCCGGTGATGCACTGCACGCAAAACGCCAGGAAGGTCAGGAAATAGATGAAGGCGGCCAGCGAATTGTGGCCGGTCGAGATGCCGCCGTGCAGCTTGGTCTGGAGCACGTCGGTCTTCACGACATCTACGATTTCCTGCCGCTGCTTCCTGGTCAGCGGGAAGAAGTTGTTCCACTTCGCGTACTTGTTGCCCACGAAGCCCCAATAGATGCGCGCCAGGAAGTTGAACGCCCAGACATAGGCGCTCGCAAAGTGGATGAAGCGGATCCAACCGAACCAGTACTGCTGATAGGCTTCGACCGCGGCGAATGCGCGGATGGGCTTGCCGATCAGGTAGCCGGTGACGCAGAGCAACACCATGCAGATGGCGTTGATCCAGTGGTAGGCGCGGACGGGCATCTCCCAGACGTACACGCGGCGATATTCAACCGGGTGACTGCCCCATCCCTCGTGGTTGCCCCAGCCGTTGAGGCGGCCTTTGCCTTTGATTGAAGCTGATGGCGTGCTCATAGGCTCACTCGAAAGAGATCTGGTGAAGGTGACGGCCCTGCGGATCGTAAAGGTGCACGGCGCAGGCGAGGCACGGGTCAAAGGAGTGGACGGTACGCAGGATTTCGACCGGCTGGTCGAGCTTGTCGATCGGGGTGCCGATAAGCGACTCCTCGAAGGCGGACCGCTGCTGTTTGGCGTCGCGGGGCGAGCCGTTCCAGGTGGTCGGGACAACGAGCTGGTAGTTGTCGATCTTGCCGTCCTTGATCTTGATCCAGTGGGCGAGGGAGCCGCGGGGAGCTTCGCTGAGGCCGACGCCTTCGCACTCCTGCGGCCAGTTCTTCGGATCCCACTTCTCGCTGTTGAAGGTAGAGACTTCGTTGGTCTTCACGCGAGCAATGAGATCGCCGTTGAACTCTTTGAGCCAGGCCATGGTGAGGGCTGCGTCGATGCCGCGGGCGGCGGTGCGTCCGAGCGTCGAGAAGACCGCGGTGACCGGCACGTTGAGCTTGCCGAGCACCATGTTGACGAGTTCTTTCATGTCGGTGCTGCCGGAGGCAAGGCCGACGACGACGCGGGCGAGCGGGCCGACTTCCATCGCGTTGTCTTTCCAGCGCGGAGTCTTGAGGAACGAGTACTTCTCATAGCCGGCGAGGGTCTCGAAGGGAGGCTGCGGGCCGGTGTAGTTGATCTTTGTCTCGCCGACCGAGGGGTGCGCGCCCTGGGAGTTGCCGCCTTCGTAGTCGTACCAGGAGTGGGCGATGTACTCCTTGATCTCCTGCGTGTCCTTGGCGTTGACGGGGTAGACGTGGCTGAGGTCGCGGTTGAGAACGACGCCGCGCGGGAACTTGAACGACTCGGGCTGGTTGTAGCCCTTGGTCGGGAAGTCGCCGTAGCTGAGGTAGTTCTTGAGGCCGCCGCCGTAGGCTGCCCAGTCCTTGTAGAAGCCGGCGACTGCGAGCAGGTCAGGAATGTAGACCTGGTTGACGAATTCGTCTGCCTGAGCGATGAGGCGGGAGACGAGATTGAGTCGCTCGCCATTGATGGCGGCAACTTCATTGACGTTGATGGAGCAGGGAACGCCGCCGACGAGGTAATTCGGATGCGGATTCTTGCCGCCGAAGACCGCGTGAATTTTGACGATTTCCTTCTGCCACTCGAGGGCGTCGAGGTAGTGCGCGACGGCGATGAGGTTTACTTCGGGCGGCAGCTTGTAGGCGGAGTGCCCCCAGTAGCCGTTAGCGAAGATGCCGAGGCCGCTGGCGGCGAAGGCCTTGATCTTGTCCTGGACATCAGAGAAGTAGCCGGGCGTGTTCTTGTCCCACTTGGAGAGGGATTGTGCGAGCTCGGCGGCTTTCTTGGGATCGGCTTTGAGGGCGTTGACGATGTCGACCCAGTCGAGCGCGTGCAGGTGATAGAAGTGGATGACGTGATCCTGCACATACTGGGTTGCGGCCATGATGTTGCGGATGATTTCCGCGGTGGGCGGCACGGAGATGCCGAGAGCGTCTTCAACGGCGCGCACGCTGGCGAGCGCATGCACGGTGGTGCAGACGCCGCATACGCGCTCAGTGATTGCCCATGCGTCACGCGGATCACGGCCGATGAGGACCTTCTCGAGGCCGCGCACCATGGTGCCTGCGCTGTAAGCGTCGGTGATGACGCCGTTTTCGACCACGGCTTCAATGCGCAGGTGGCCTTCAATGCGAGTTACGGGATCAACAACAATTCGTGCCATAGTTCCTCACGATTCCTTCATGTCTTCTGCGTGAACTTCCGCGATGACTGCTTTCTTGCGAATGTTGGTGACGACGGCGTGGGCGGCTACTCCGGCGAGCGTGGTGAGGCCGACGGCGGTGCCGATGGTGTCGGCAGTGTGCTCAATGCCGAAGCCGGGGAACGACGCCAGGTGCTGGTAGAACGGGCCGTTGTCCCAGAAGCCGGGCTCGCTGCAACCGATGCAGGGATGGCCTGACTTGACAGGCGAACTGGTGCCTTCGTTCCACATGGTCACGGAGCAGGCGTTGTAAGTAACGGGCCCGCGGCAGCCGACCTTATAGAGGCAATAGCCCTTCTTGGCGTTTTCGTCGTCGAAGGACTCAACGAAGAGGCCGGCGTCGTAATTCGGGCGACGATAGCAGGTGTCATGCACGCGGCGGCCGTAGAACTCCTTGGGACGACCAAGGGAGTCAAGCTCAGGAATCTGGCCGAGGACGACGACGTGCGAAATGACGGCCATCATTACATCGCCGATGGGCGGGCAGCCGGGCACGTTGATCACCGGCTTGTTGATGAGCTTGCTGATGGGATGAGCGCCCGTGGGATTGGGCTTGGCAGCCTGCACTCCGCCGAAGGAAGCGCATGCGCCCCAGGCGACCACGGCAGCGGCATCGGCGGCTACTTCCTTGAGGATCGATTCGGCTGTCTTGCCGCGAATCATGCAGTAGACGCCGTTGTCCTTTGTGGGGACCGCGCCTTCGACGACAAGGATGTACTTGCCCTTCTGGTCGCGCATGGTGTCGGCGAGGCTTTTTTCAGCCTGGAGGCCCGAGGGCGCCATCAGTGTTTCCTGATAATTGACGTTGACGACGTCGAGAAGCGCGTCGGCCACGATGGGATGCGACGCACGGATGAATGACTCGCTGCAGCCGGTGCACTCCTGAAAATGAAGCCAGATAACGGCGGGTTTTTCCTTCTTTTCGAAGGCTGAAACCACCTGCGCCACACCGGACTTCCGGAGTCCGATGGTGGTTGCGGCGACGCCGCAGAACTGGAGGAATTGGCGGCGGCTGTATCCCTTTTCCTGCATGGATTGCCAAACGGTTTTGCCCATGACCACCTCTACTTTCCATCTGGCGATACAACCATGTGATTCAGCACACATGCTCGCCAATGACACAGCGACGGTACGCGATATAAAACACAGTCGACTGTGCGCGTCGTCACAAGTGTTGGGTTAAGTTAATGCGACCGAGTTGGTCCGAAATGCAGGGAACAGGGAATAGGGAACAGGAAGTAGGGAATAGGGAGTAGGGAGACGGGGGTAGATATTCATAACTGATGAGAGTGCAGGTAAGTCGAACGTACGAACGGGATGCAACTCGCGAATGTTGAGTGACGGATGTCACTGGGTGTGAGCGGGCTTGTCGCGGTGTTGTAAGTTTGGTGGTGGTATCTCGGGAGGGTCCTATGGGTCGAACTGTTGCGCTCTTTTCTACGTTGCTGCTTGGTTCTGCTTTTTTAGTGGCGCAAGGCGGCAAGGATACGCCGGGGTCGGACGCGACGCTGCATATCGAGAGCCGCGCGGTGCTGGTGGATGTGATTGTCACGGATCAGCATGGGAACGCGGTGACGGGGCTGAAGCAGGATGCGTTCACCGTGACGGAGCAGGGGAAGCCGCAGGCGATCTCGTATTTTGAGGAGCACACGCCGGGGAAGGCGGCGGGGCCGGTGGAGTTTCCGAAGCTGCCGCCGAATGTGTTCACGAATCTGTCGCCGTTGCCGCAACCGCCTGCGGTGACAGTGCTGCTGCTGGACTCGCTGAACACGCGGATGGAGAACCAGAGCTATGTGCACACGCAGGCGCTGAAGTTTCTGAAGACGGCCAAGCCGGGATCGCGCATGGCGATTTTTACGATGGGGCTGGGGCTGCACTTCGTGCAGGGATTCACGGACGATCCGGCACTTCTGGTCGCAGCGCTGAGCAATAAGAAGAACAACGAGGTGGAAACCTCAGTGATGCTGAAGGGGCAGGATGAGTCGAATGCGCAGGCCAATGTGCTGGCGATGATGTCGGCGGGGCAGGGCAATGGCGCGACGGCGGCTTCGGCGGGGGCAATTGCGGCGCTTGCCAGATTCTTCCAGGAGAACGATGACTCGCGGACAGTGAATCGCGACCTGCTGACGCTGGAGAACTTCAACCGGCTGGCAACGTTTCTGAACAGCTTTCCGGGGCGCAAGAACGTGATCTGGTTTTCCGAGGCGTTTCCGCTGGTCACCAGCGGGAGCTTCGATCCGCGGCTTGGGGACGCGGCGCGCAGGACGATGGACATGTTGGCGGCCGCGCGGGTTGCGTTGTATCCCGTGGATGCCGGCGGGGCGGCGCCGCAGCAGGTTTACATGGCGCAGACGAATATGCCCTCCACGGTTCACGATCCGGCAGCGATGCAGAATGCGCTGAACGGCTCGCGCCTGGGCGAGGACCAGGAGCGGAATGCGAACCAGGAGACCATGAAGATGGTCGCGGAGGCGACGGGCGGCAAGGCGTTCACGAACGGCAACGGGCTGGCGAAGATCATCGGGGATGTTACGGCGTCGAGCGCGAACTTCTATTCGCTGTCGTACGCGCCGACAGATACGAAGATGGATGGGTCGTACCGTGGGATCGAAGTGAAGGTGGCGGGCGGTAAATACAAGTTGCTGTACCGGCGAGGGTATATAGCCTTGGGCGACGACCTGCCCGGGTCGGGTATGATGCAGCGCGAAAAAGCGATTCAGGATCTGGCGCAGAAGAATCCGGGGCAG from the Occallatibacter riparius genome contains:
- a CDS encoding hydrogenase maturation protease produces the protein MSTPPKTLILGLGNVIMGDEGVGVHTVRAIETHPLPPNVECLDGGTGGFILLEPLQQADRIFLIDATADENPYGTVTRTTPKFVKDYPPTLTAHDIGVKDLLDAFYIQGGNRDVILYAISIDPKQPISMELSEQCEQARDETVRRILEELSSLS
- a CDS encoding nickel-dependent hydrogenase large subunit produces the protein MARIVVDPVTRIEGHLRIEAVVENGVITDAYSAGTMVRGLEKVLIGRDPRDAWAITERVCGVCTTVHALASVRAVEDALGISVPPTAEIIRNIMAATQYVQDHVIHFYHLHALDWVDIVNALKADPKKAAELAQSLSKWDKNTPGYFSDVQDKIKAFAASGLGIFANGYWGHSAYKLPPEVNLIAVAHYLDALEWQKEIVKIHAVFGGKNPHPNYLVGGVPCSINVNEVAAINGERLNLVSRLIAQADEFVNQVYIPDLLAVAGFYKDWAAYGGGLKNYLSYGDFPTKGYNQPESFKFPRGVVLNRDLSHVYPVNAKDTQEIKEYIAHSWYDYEGGNSQGAHPSVGETKINYTGPQPPFETLAGYEKYSFLKTPRWKDNAMEVGPLARVVVGLASGSTDMKELVNMVLGKLNVPVTAVFSTLGRTAARGIDAALTMAWLKEFNGDLIARVKTNEVSTFNSEKWDPKNWPQECEGVGLSEAPRGSLAHWIKIKDGKIDNYQLVVPTTWNGSPRDAKQQRSAFEESLIGTPIDKLDQPVEILRTVHSFDPCLACAVHLYDPQGRHLHQISFE
- a CDS encoding hydrogenase small subunit is translated as MGKTVWQSMQEKGYSRRQFLQFCGVAATTIGLRKSGVAQVVSAFEKKEKPAVIWLHFQECTGCSESFIRASHPIVADALLDVVNVNYQETLMAPSGLQAEKSLADTMRDQKGKYILVVEGAVPTKDNGVYCMIRGKTAESILKEVAADAAAVVAWGACASFGGVQAAKPNPTGAHPISKLINKPVINVPGCPPIGDVMMAVISHVVVLGQIPELDSLGRPKEFYGRRVHDTCYRRPNYDAGLFVESFDDENAKKGYCLYKVGCRGPVTYNACSVTMWNEGTSSPVKSGHPCIGCSEPGFWDNGPFYQHLASFPGFGIEHTADTIGTAVGLTTLAGVAAHAVVTNIRKKAVIAEVHAEDMKES
- a CDS encoding VWA domain-containing protein, whose protein sequence is MGRTVALFSTLLLGSAFLVAQGGKDTPGSDATLHIESRAVLVDVIVTDQHGNAVTGLKQDAFTVTEQGKPQAISYFEEHTPGKAAGPVEFPKLPPNVFTNLSPLPQPPAVTVLLLDSLNTRMENQSYVHTQALKFLKTAKPGSRMAIFTMGLGLHFVQGFTDDPALLVAALSNKKNNEVETSVMLKGQDESNAQANVLAMMSAGQGNGATAASAGAIAALARFFQENDDSRTVNRDLLTLENFNRLATFLNSFPGRKNVIWFSEAFPLVTSGSFDPRLGDAARRTMDMLAAARVALYPVDAGGAAPQQVYMAQTNMPSTVHDPAAMQNALNGSRLGEDQERNANQETMKMVAEATGGKAFTNGNGLAKIIGDVTASSANFYSLSYAPTDTKMDGSYRGIEVKVAGGKYKLLYRRGYIALGDDLPGSGMMQREKAIQDLAQKNPGQVDPLLPFMDLGMPQSQQILYEAKIQPVPVGDSKAGDPKDATRRYAVDFAVDAKDLKLPQGPDGLRSGTLNISLIVYDRYGNVVSRKDHIVQLDVKPDVWAVYQNTGVQLHADIAVPKGNYWLRTGIFDKQSRKVGTMEVALAGVQGTQTAQSASPVGK
- the cybH gene encoding Ni/Fe-hydrogenase, b-type cytochrome subunit, which codes for MSTPSASIKGKGRLNGWGNHEGWGSHPVEYRRVYVWEMPVRAYHWINAICMVLLCVTGYLIGKPIRAFAAVEAYQQYWFGWIRFIHFASAYVWAFNFLARIYWGFVGNKYAKWNNFFPLTRKQRQEIVDVVKTDVLQTKLHGGISTGHNSLAAFIYFLTFLAFCVQCITGFALYSSMSNSFIPRMFTWIVPLLGGEMGVRQVHHIFLWFFVTFIVVHIYLSFYHDYIEGRGTISSIIGGWKFERDPHQKD